One Alicyclobacillus acidoterrestris DNA window includes the following coding sequences:
- a CDS encoding PadR family transcriptional regulator, with protein MYELFILGELKDSPMHGYLLHQILSQTLGPLRQVSWGTLYSVIARLEEEGLIQQIPQLGESSRGKPRKVYQITAAGDAEFYRLVRRPFEHNQETEDLFRIKLSKFHHLSHDMQLEILRQYKVFLEVEAGGLEAHAEHVRKASSISEAERPHILNVLDYELTICEAKLAWVDTCIGRMDS; from the coding sequence TTGTACGAGTTGTTTATTCTCGGCGAATTAAAGGATAGCCCCATGCATGGCTACCTACTTCACCAGATTCTCTCACAGACACTGGGTCCCTTGCGGCAGGTCAGTTGGGGCACGTTATATTCGGTTATCGCACGGTTGGAGGAAGAGGGCCTGATTCAACAGATTCCACAACTAGGGGAGTCTAGTCGCGGGAAACCGCGGAAGGTCTATCAAATTACCGCGGCAGGGGACGCGGAGTTTTATCGCCTCGTTCGTCGTCCGTTTGAACACAATCAGGAGACAGAGGACCTATTTCGCATCAAACTTAGCAAATTTCATCACTTAAGCCACGATATGCAACTTGAGATTCTTCGTCAGTACAAAGTTTTCCTCGAAGTGGAAGCTGGTGGCTTGGAAGCACACGCTGAACACGTTCGTAAGGCGTCTTCCATCTCTGAGGCTGAGCGTCCGCATATTTTGAACGTGCTCGATTATGAGTTGACCATCTGTGAAGCGAAGCTGGCTTGGGTAGATACATGTATTGGAAGGATGGACTCCTGA
- the glnA gene encoding type I glutamate--ammonia ligase, which translates to MINNIDKATILQRAIEANVRYVRLQFTDLHGSLKNVEIPVDQLRQALDGNIMFDGSSIHGFVRIEESDMYLQPDLSTWLLLPFAPDGTTIARLICNICLPDGTPFSADPRGILQRVMDEAKTFGFDDFQIGAELEFFLLRLNASGKPSTSPNDYGGYFDIAPMDAGENCRRDIVLTLEQMGIDVLSSHHETAPGQHEIDLPPTDALTAADRIATLKMVARTISRTHGLHATFMPKPLQNEDGSGLHCHLSLHHNGKNAFYHPDAVYHLSPIGTAFIAGLLFHAPAITAISNPLVNSYKRLIPGYEAPAYAFWSTKHRMPFVRVPTTLDDSTQIELRSPDAACNPYLTFAAILKAGLDGIRSQLQPPRPVDSSVTGMSEDERFQHQIVPLPANLEAAIHALEEDEMIQDALGLHAFSHYIQAKLVEWEQYRATVHPWELDNYLAHY; encoded by the coding sequence ATGATAAACAATATCGATAAGGCAACCATTCTTCAGCGAGCCATAGAAGCGAACGTTCGCTACGTCCGTCTACAATTTACAGATTTACACGGGTCGTTGAAAAATGTCGAAATCCCGGTCGATCAATTGCGTCAAGCACTGGACGGCAACATCATGTTTGACGGTTCATCCATTCACGGGTTTGTGCGAATTGAAGAATCGGACATGTATCTGCAGCCGGACTTATCGACTTGGTTATTGCTCCCGTTCGCCCCAGATGGCACGACTATCGCTCGCCTCATCTGCAATATCTGCCTGCCCGACGGCACCCCATTTTCGGCGGATCCTCGGGGCATCCTGCAGCGCGTAATGGATGAAGCCAAAACGTTCGGCTTCGATGACTTTCAAATCGGCGCTGAGCTGGAATTTTTTCTCCTGAGGTTGAACGCATCCGGGAAACCCAGTACCTCCCCGAATGATTACGGCGGATACTTCGACATCGCCCCAATGGACGCGGGCGAAAATTGCCGTCGCGACATTGTGCTCACCTTGGAACAAATGGGCATCGACGTCTTGTCGTCGCACCATGAAACAGCACCTGGGCAACACGAGATTGATTTGCCGCCCACAGACGCGCTGACGGCCGCAGATAGAATTGCGACATTGAAAATGGTGGCGCGAACCATCAGCCGCACACACGGGCTGCATGCCACGTTCATGCCAAAACCGCTGCAAAACGAGGACGGCTCCGGCCTCCACTGCCATTTATCCCTACACCACAATGGTAAAAACGCGTTCTATCATCCGGACGCCGTGTATCACCTCAGTCCCATCGGCACTGCATTCATTGCTGGGTTGTTATTTCACGCCCCCGCCATCACAGCCATCAGTAACCCATTAGTCAACAGTTACAAGCGGTTGATTCCCGGGTATGAAGCACCAGCCTATGCGTTTTGGTCAACCAAGCATCGCATGCCGTTTGTCCGTGTCCCAACCACGCTTGACGACAGCACACAGATAGAACTGCGTTCACCGGACGCCGCTTGTAACCCATACCTGACGTTTGCGGCCATCCTGAAAGCCGGATTGGACGGAATTCGAAGTCAACTTCAACCGCCGCGCCCCGTCGACAGTTCGGTCACAGGCATGTCTGAGGACGAGCGTTTCCAACATCAAATTGTGCCACTGCCGGCCAATCTTGAAGCGGCCATCCACGCCCTCGAGGAAGATGAGATGATTCAAGACGCATTGGGCTTACACGCGTTTTCACACTACATTCAGGCCAAGTTGGTGGAGTGGGAACAGTATCGAGCCACCGTGCACCCTTGGGAGTTGGACAACTATTTAGCACACTATTAA
- a CDS encoding ammonium transporter: MDTGDTAWILASSALVLIMTPGLAFFYGGLVRAKNVITTMLQIVAVILIVSVQWVLFGYSIAFGPDVHGLFGGLQWFLLHGVGAAPDSDYAGTIPSMVFSIFQMMFAIITPALIVGGLAERVKFSSFVLFIVLWATFIYDPLAHWVWGAGGWLHSLGILDFAGGTVVHISSGVAGLVAALYLGRRAEHGSPSIRAHSVPFVLLGTALLWFGWFGFNAGSALGANFVSANAFMTTNTATAAAAIGWLIVERIRTGHFTLVGACAGAVGGLVAITPAAGFVTPGGAIVIGLLGGAICYFASTFMKQKLGYDDALDAFGGHGIGGTWGALATGLFATTTVNSAGSNGLFAGHPYQLLLQLIGVVATWVFSGVGTYILLKIVDLVMGLRVTKEEEIMGLDVALHNESAYPESIPPAEIKHLFGDHTTPFSGK; the protein is encoded by the coding sequence ATTGACACAGGAGACACGGCTTGGATTTTGGCTTCTTCCGCACTTGTTCTGATTATGACACCTGGTTTGGCGTTTTTCTATGGTGGACTCGTTCGGGCAAAGAACGTGATTACCACGATGCTTCAAATTGTCGCAGTCATTTTGATTGTCTCTGTTCAGTGGGTGCTGTTTGGTTACAGTATCGCGTTCGGCCCGGATGTTCATGGTCTATTCGGCGGGCTGCAGTGGTTTTTGCTGCACGGGGTTGGCGCGGCGCCTGACTCCGATTACGCCGGTACCATACCGAGCATGGTGTTTAGCATCTTCCAGATGATGTTCGCCATCATCACGCCTGCACTGATTGTCGGTGGCTTGGCCGAACGTGTGAAATTCTCGTCGTTTGTGCTTTTCATTGTCCTGTGGGCAACCTTTATCTATGATCCGCTCGCCCACTGGGTATGGGGTGCTGGTGGCTGGCTCCATAGCCTGGGCATCCTCGATTTCGCAGGTGGCACAGTCGTCCACATTTCGTCTGGTGTGGCTGGATTGGTGGCGGCCTTGTACCTCGGTCGGCGCGCAGAACATGGATCTCCGTCCATCCGAGCGCACAGTGTGCCCTTTGTGCTCTTAGGTACCGCACTCCTGTGGTTTGGTTGGTTCGGGTTTAACGCCGGTAGTGCATTGGGCGCAAACTTCGTTTCTGCCAACGCCTTCATGACGACCAACACCGCGACCGCTGCCGCAGCCATTGGCTGGCTCATCGTAGAGCGGATTCGAACGGGTCACTTTACGTTGGTCGGCGCTTGTGCGGGTGCCGTTGGCGGATTGGTGGCGATTACGCCGGCTGCCGGGTTTGTCACGCCGGGTGGCGCCATTGTCATCGGCTTGTTGGGCGGTGCAATCTGCTACTTCGCCTCGACTTTTATGAAGCAGAAACTGGGTTACGACGATGCGTTGGACGCCTTCGGCGGCCACGGGATTGGTGGCACCTGGGGAGCGCTTGCCACTGGGCTGTTTGCGACCACGACGGTCAACTCGGCCGGATCGAATGGATTGTTCGCAGGACACCCCTATCAACTGTTGCTGCAATTGATTGGTGTGGTTGCAACCTGGGTGTTCTCCGGCGTCGGTACGTACATTTTGCTCAAGATTGTGGATTTGGTGATGGGGCTTCGCGTCACGAAGGAAGAGGAAATTATGGGCCTCGACGTTGCGCTGCACAACGAGTCGGCTTATCCTGAATCGATTCCACCAGCTGAAATCAAGCACCTGTTCGGAGATCACACGACGCCGTTTTCTGGGAAATAA
- a CDS encoding DUF3311 domain-containing protein has protein sequence MDNTTPRKKGSPWWYLLILVPLIGTLFPAFYSSVSPELWGIPFFYWYQMLWVIVSAAVSAAMYLLLREN, from the coding sequence ATGGACAACACCACCCCGCGCAAGAAAGGCAGCCCATGGTGGTATTTGCTGATTCTCGTGCCACTGATCGGAACGCTCTTCCCTGCGTTTTATTCGTCAGTATCACCAGAGCTGTGGGGCATTCCCTTCTTTTATTGGTACCAAATGCTATGGGTTATCGTCAGTGCGGCTGTCTCCGCAGCGATGTACCTGCTGTTGCGAGAGAACTAA
- a CDS encoding putative nucleotidyltransferase substrate binding domain-containing protein yields the protein MLAFPQFDVNWLEIPEGHHRRKEWTQAVAEVTLAWLNDGGSVDIWIKHYQFVRQHALQSAWAHYIPEQLLPHLQYIRFGSGGRGEDSLYSDLDYAIVTTGRVNGEDVFDALHRFIRGVVDFGFPPCQGFVMGTNPRWIGSIVDWQRRIEQYLSYPDWENVRYLFMMIDGCPLFDFEAWWPVAALAYEGIRNSPFICWEMAHLGIHNTVPLSRFGHVQTERIEDVEYLQIKEGLINPVVHAVRLLAIVYQVQHLNTRERLRALAAGGQLAEDLASRVQLALTHGWQLRLRAQATDVLRGTVPTDKIVWSTLREAERTLTIEHLRAVRELERFVHRMFRKPR from the coding sequence ATGCTCGCCTTCCCGCAATTCGATGTAAACTGGTTGGAGATACCCGAGGGGCATCATCGGCGAAAAGAATGGACGCAGGCCGTGGCGGAGGTTACGTTAGCTTGGCTGAACGATGGCGGGTCAGTAGATATCTGGATCAAGCATTATCAATTCGTCAGGCAACACGCATTACAGTCGGCCTGGGCGCACTATATTCCAGAACAGCTATTGCCACATCTGCAGTACATCCGATTTGGTTCTGGCGGACGCGGGGAAGATAGTCTCTATAGCGACTTGGATTACGCAATCGTGACAACGGGCCGAGTGAATGGGGAGGACGTCTTCGACGCCTTACATCGCTTTATTCGAGGGGTGGTTGACTTTGGATTCCCCCCTTGTCAAGGGTTTGTCATGGGCACCAATCCGCGCTGGATTGGCTCAATCGTCGACTGGCAACGGCGGATCGAGCAATATTTGAGCTATCCAGACTGGGAAAATGTCAGATATTTATTCATGATGATAGACGGCTGCCCACTGTTTGATTTTGAGGCGTGGTGGCCTGTTGCGGCACTCGCCTATGAGGGGATTCGGAATTCGCCGTTTATTTGTTGGGAAATGGCTCATCTCGGAATTCACAACACAGTTCCTTTATCGAGATTTGGCCATGTGCAGACCGAGCGAATTGAGGATGTTGAATATCTTCAGATCAAGGAGGGCCTCATCAACCCAGTTGTTCACGCCGTCCGCCTGTTGGCAATTGTTTATCAAGTTCAGCATCTAAACACACGTGAACGATTAAGGGCACTTGCAGCGGGCGGTCAGCTAGCGGAAGATCTGGCTTCTCGCGTTCAGTTGGCGTTGACGCATGGTTGGCAGCTTCGTCTCCGCGCGCAAGCGACAGACGTGCTGCGCGGCACCGTGCCGACCGACAAGATTGTCTGGTCGACGCTTAGAGAGGCGGAGCGCACGCTGACGATTGAGCACCTGCGGGCTGTGCGCGAGTTGGAGCGCTTTGTACACCGCATGTTTCGAAAACCGAGGTGA
- the mctP gene encoding monocarboxylate uptake permease MctP, which produces MQWTALVVFILFFLLVTILGFFAARWRKGDLSNLEEWGLAGRRFGTMVTWFLVGGDIYTAYTFIAVPGLMYGAGALGFYAVPYTIVVYPIFFMILPRFWSVAKKHGYVTVSDFIQGRFDDRLLALAIALTGIVATMPYIALQLTGMQAVLAAMGIGGEWPLIVAFIILALYTYTSGLRAPAMIAVVKDLMIYITVIVAIIVIPIKLGGFGNIFHSAQTALAHAATPGSIVATPAQYSMYGTLAFGSALALFLYPHAMTGVFSADSRKTVKRNMALLPAYSFALGIIALLGFMALAAGIHTKTSNAAVPLLFLKEFPSWFSGFAFAAIAIGAIVPAAIMSIAAANLFTRNIYRAYFVKNATPQQEGRVAKIVSLVVKLGALVFIIGFPQQYAISMQQVGGILILQTLPALIFGLYTRWFHRRALLVGWLAGIAYGIYMWSTTGYKSTTYTLHLFGQAIPAYAAIWALIVNVIVTVILTLVLNAVRVSQGEDSTTATDYQLETNI; this is translated from the coding sequence ATGCAGTGGACAGCACTCGTCGTCTTTATCCTATTTTTTCTACTGGTTACCATTCTCGGTTTTTTTGCCGCCAGGTGGCGTAAGGGTGACCTCAGTAACCTCGAGGAATGGGGTCTTGCCGGCCGTCGTTTCGGCACAATGGTCACTTGGTTTTTAGTCGGTGGGGACATCTATACCGCATATACGTTTATCGCGGTTCCTGGGCTGATGTACGGCGCCGGTGCGCTGGGCTTCTACGCAGTCCCATATACCATTGTCGTCTATCCAATCTTCTTCATGATTTTGCCGCGCTTCTGGTCCGTCGCCAAAAAGCATGGATATGTAACCGTTTCCGACTTTATTCAAGGACGCTTTGACGATAGGCTACTCGCGCTCGCCATCGCACTGACAGGCATCGTCGCCACCATGCCGTACATTGCACTGCAGTTGACCGGTATGCAGGCGGTATTGGCAGCCATGGGCATCGGCGGTGAGTGGCCGCTCATCGTAGCGTTCATCATTCTCGCGCTCTATACCTATACCAGTGGGTTGCGGGCGCCCGCGATGATAGCAGTCGTCAAAGATTTAATGATTTACATCACGGTCATCGTGGCCATTATCGTCATCCCCATCAAGCTGGGTGGCTTCGGGAACATTTTTCATAGCGCCCAAACGGCGCTGGCCCATGCGGCGACGCCTGGCTCCATCGTCGCAACCCCAGCGCAGTACTCGATGTACGGAACGCTGGCCTTTGGTTCCGCTTTGGCACTGTTCCTGTATCCACACGCGATGACGGGCGTCTTCAGCGCCGATAGTCGAAAGACTGTCAAGCGGAATATGGCTTTGCTTCCAGCGTACTCATTTGCACTGGGCATCATTGCGCTACTCGGGTTCATGGCCCTTGCGGCAGGCATTCACACCAAAACCTCCAATGCTGCGGTACCGCTGCTATTCTTAAAAGAGTTCCCTAGCTGGTTTTCCGGGTTCGCCTTCGCCGCCATCGCCATTGGTGCCATTGTTCCAGCAGCTATCATGTCCATCGCAGCTGCAAATCTCTTTACGCGCAACATTTACCGCGCGTATTTCGTCAAGAACGCCACGCCTCAGCAAGAAGGTCGAGTGGCCAAAATTGTGTCTCTCGTCGTCAAACTAGGCGCGTTGGTCTTCATCATTGGATTCCCGCAACAATACGCTATCAGCATGCAGCAGGTGGGCGGTATCTTGATACTACAAACCCTCCCAGCGTTAATTTTCGGCCTATACACGCGGTGGTTTCACCGGCGGGCGCTGTTGGTCGGATGGTTGGCTGGTATCGCCTATGGCATCTACATGTGGTCGACGACCGGCTATAAGTCAACCACCTACACCTTACACCTGTTTGGCCAGGCCATTCCTGCGTACGCCGCCATCTGGGCACTCATCGTCAATGTCATCGTGACGGTCATTTTGACCCTGGTCCTGAATGCGGTAAGGGTAAGCCAAGGCGAGGACAGCACGACGGCCACCGACTACCAACTGGAGACAAACATCTAG
- a CDS encoding L,D-transpeptidase encodes MRFRMIQRFLLTCLSIVFMLVPGKITEQHVLPTIPVADASTAAVTTPPRDIHLSQLQHRHVMPTIRDKSVKPVRPTLEVGTHGTAALWLNEALATLGYLPVTFTASATSGVSTSTVGQTLAGALNDAQLQPLSGTWTWQASYPSTLVDLWNPNTVSVITQGAIIRFQADNHLAVDGVVGPQVYQALQQALQHGAPTFHPYTYVTVSKSLPEHLDVWQNGQKVFTTPANTGIASSPTPTGTWPVYARLVSQTMQGKNPDGSTYLDPNVPYISYFYQGCAIHGFPRASYGSPQSLGCVELPIDAAKTVYGLIGYGTLVSIGS; translated from the coding sequence ATGCGTTTTCGGATGATTCAAAGGTTCTTGCTAACTTGTTTGTCTATCGTATTTATGCTTGTACCCGGAAAGATTACCGAGCAGCATGTGCTTCCAACCATTCCTGTTGCAGATGCGAGCACCGCCGCCGTCACGACACCACCACGCGATATTCATCTATCCCAACTTCAGCACCGGCACGTCATGCCGACCATCCGTGACAAGTCGGTGAAACCCGTGCGCCCGACGCTCGAGGTCGGCACGCACGGGACCGCGGCACTGTGGTTAAATGAAGCGCTGGCGACACTGGGTTATCTGCCGGTGACATTTACCGCTTCAGCGACGAGCGGCGTATCCACGAGCACCGTCGGTCAAACCTTGGCAGGGGCGTTGAATGACGCGCAGTTACAGCCGCTTTCCGGCACCTGGACGTGGCAAGCCTCTTATCCAAGTACGCTCGTAGATCTTTGGAATCCAAATACAGTTTCTGTCATCACGCAAGGGGCTATCATTCGCTTCCAGGCTGACAACCACCTCGCCGTCGACGGTGTGGTCGGCCCACAAGTGTATCAGGCACTCCAACAAGCCTTACAACACGGCGCACCCACTTTCCATCCATATACGTACGTCACTGTGTCAAAATCGCTGCCAGAACATCTCGACGTGTGGCAAAATGGTCAGAAAGTCTTCACGACACCAGCGAACACAGGTATCGCGTCGAGCCCCACGCCAACCGGCACGTGGCCGGTGTATGCACGTCTTGTCTCTCAAACCATGCAAGGGAAAAACCCAGACGGCAGCACCTATCTCGATCCAAATGTGCCCTATATCAGCTACTTTTACCAGGGATGCGCAATTCACGGGTTTCCACGCGCATCGTATGGCAGCCCACAAAGCCTAGGCTGCGTCGAATTGCCCATCGATGCAGCGAAGACAGTATACGGCCTGATTGGATACGGAACCCTTGTCTCCATTGGGTCGTGA
- a CDS encoding exonuclease domain-containing protein, giving the protein MRWFRGANRGEDASGLNSVPTVGTSAQRVWESALSDAQYFVIDIETSGFSAQTDLVLSLAAGCMTGLDDFSHFFYQFVRHPDVSRVPQTIWDITGLSPEIVQGGRDLRDVLEEALSMSLNRVWIAHHARHELSFLGRHARQLWKLQLRPIVIDTAVVAQALGRLPRVPTLDETCAWLGVPVQGRHQADADVRMTAEVWRREIVLCQRLGLRTVVEVIDWASARAMG; this is encoded by the coding sequence GTGAGGTGGTTTCGAGGGGCGAATCGAGGCGAGGATGCGAGCGGACTCAATTCTGTACCGACGGTTGGAACCAGCGCACAGCGCGTCTGGGAATCAGCCCTCTCGGATGCACAGTACTTTGTCATTGATATCGAAACCAGCGGATTCTCCGCGCAGACCGACCTTGTGCTATCCCTTGCGGCAGGTTGTATGACCGGGTTAGATGACTTCTCTCATTTTTTCTATCAGTTTGTGAGACATCCAGATGTCTCGCGCGTACCTCAAACCATCTGGGATATCACCGGCTTGTCTCCGGAAATTGTCCAGGGGGGGCGCGACTTGCGCGACGTTTTGGAGGAGGCGCTGTCGATGTCGCTCAACCGCGTGTGGATTGCTCACCACGCGCGACATGAGCTTTCGTTTCTTGGGCGGCATGCTCGTCAGTTGTGGAAGCTGCAATTGCGTCCGATTGTCATTGACACGGCGGTTGTGGCACAGGCTTTAGGTCGATTGCCGCGGGTGCCTACCTTGGATGAGACGTGTGCCTGGTTGGGTGTTCCTGTGCAGGGGCGACATCAGGCGGACGCGGATGTGCGGATGACAGCCGAAGTGTGGAGACGGGAAATCGTGTTGTGTCAGAGACTAGGCCTACGTACCGTCGTGGAGGTCATTGACTGGGCGAGTGCGCGGGCGATGGGGTGA
- a CDS encoding MDR family MFS transporter: MQKTTNRRMVTIAMLVAVFLVAIDVTVVSTAMPDIARKLGGLNLYSWVFAIYTLTTCVTTPIYGKLSDLFGRKVVFTIGVILFVVGSMLSGLAQSMPQLIWFRAFQGIGAGAVMPVTFTIIGDLFPGEQRARMQGVFSAVWGVAGLLGPLVGGLFVDNISWRWIFYINLPVGAISLILVLSFLHESYERKSKRIDYWGAITFTLGISALLYALLNGGDAYAWDSVTIIGLFVGALVFLALFVWIESKVQEPMLPLSLFSLPVIAVSNVIGFLLSFVLIGANVYLPMWIQSILGHSATNSGLTLMPMSIAWPLGSTLAGRYMYKMGTKATTMVGAVLVVLGGAWTLAISLHSPYWYFVGLMIVVGFGMGYSITPTTVMIQSAVGWQMRGAATASNTFVRSLGQTVGVTIFGTIFNTATASYAQSHLPKSVNAHDLNQLISDAGTSGGTKIPTQLVDVVHQTLAHAIHLIFIVMFAIAIVNFVIALWLPSHQKVMEQQKSVNAH; encoded by the coding sequence ATGCAGAAGACAACGAACCGAAGAATGGTGACGATTGCAATGCTCGTCGCTGTTTTTCTGGTCGCTATCGACGTTACAGTCGTCAGTACGGCGATGCCGGATATCGCCCGCAAACTGGGCGGGCTCAACTTGTATAGTTGGGTGTTTGCCATTTACACATTGACTACGTGTGTAACGACGCCGATTTATGGGAAGTTATCCGATTTATTTGGCCGTAAGGTCGTGTTCACCATCGGTGTCATCTTGTTTGTGGTTGGCTCGATGCTGTCCGGGTTAGCGCAATCGATGCCACAGCTCATCTGGTTTCGCGCGTTTCAGGGGATTGGCGCAGGTGCGGTGATGCCTGTCACGTTTACGATTATTGGCGATTTATTTCCCGGTGAACAACGCGCGCGTATGCAGGGTGTCTTCAGCGCTGTGTGGGGCGTTGCGGGTCTATTAGGGCCACTCGTCGGCGGACTTTTCGTAGATAACATCTCGTGGCGCTGGATTTTTTACATCAATCTGCCGGTGGGGGCAATTTCGCTCATTCTGGTACTTTCTTTCTTACACGAAAGCTATGAACGCAAGTCGAAACGAATTGACTATTGGGGTGCGATTACGTTCACCCTTGGCATCTCTGCGCTCTTGTATGCGTTGTTGAATGGCGGGGACGCGTATGCCTGGGATTCAGTGACGATTATTGGTTTGTTTGTTGGGGCTTTGGTGTTTCTTGCACTCTTTGTGTGGATTGAATCCAAGGTGCAAGAGCCGATGCTCCCGCTCTCGCTATTTAGTCTTCCGGTGATCGCCGTCTCGAATGTGATTGGGTTTCTCTTGAGTTTTGTCTTGATTGGCGCAAATGTTTATCTGCCGATGTGGATTCAGTCCATCTTGGGGCATAGTGCGACGAACTCCGGACTTACGTTAATGCCGATGTCGATTGCGTGGCCGTTGGGATCAACCTTGGCTGGCCGGTACATGTACAAGATGGGGACGAAGGCTACGACAATGGTCGGCGCAGTGCTCGTGGTCCTTGGTGGAGCGTGGACACTGGCGATTTCTTTACATTCCCCGTATTGGTACTTCGTCGGGCTGATGATTGTTGTGGGGTTTGGTATGGGTTACTCGATTACCCCCACAACCGTCATGATTCAGTCTGCGGTAGGTTGGCAAATGCGGGGCGCAGCTACGGCTTCGAATACGTTTGTCCGCTCCTTGGGGCAAACGGTTGGCGTCACGATTTTTGGTACAATATTCAACACCGCAACCGCTTCGTATGCGCAAAGTCACTTGCCAAAATCGGTGAACGCGCACGATTTGAATCAACTAATCAGTGATGCGGGGACGAGTGGAGGCACCAAGATTCCGACGCAATTGGTGGATGTGGTTCACCAGACGTTGGCGCATGCCATCCATTTGATTTTTATTGTCATGTTTGCAATTGCGATTGTGAACTTCGTCATTGCGCTGTGGTTGCCATCCCACCAGAAGGTGATGGAACAGCAAAAAAGCGTTAACGCGCATTGA
- a CDS encoding MEDS domain-containing protein, whose amino-acid sequence MQKSIPLTKSISVENGAHILYFYKTQSAYLENVVSFIEMGLNMGQHVIYIDSLQNYTALRELLEASRRASFLEQMTYVNNFKFYMMYRDFHFERVLQNLKDVVEPHLGAGRSIRLWGHVDWQAQEDIVERLHTYECSCDITVSDLGFLTVCAYDSGTVPSAVMIEMMRSHPLLMTDVDMVKSSLYASRRNSITLPSLSVQSELETERDLYKEKLDFVHVISHEVRNPLTVIKAYASLLKDATPADSAHVDKLSSIIDYCTVIDHEISDIIRTEHMLSSDALWAKKLIRPRELMQEVLEIMAAKARTQNVTLVSEIHLEEAATICANRSGFKLILSNLLSNAIKYSYEGGQVMIRAYQVDRSLTVEVIDDGCGMSAEQKGRLFQKYQKMNDKASGQGIGLFMVKKLVDAFSGTIEVESELECGSCFRVRFPAETD is encoded by the coding sequence ATGCAAAAATCAATCCCATTGACAAAGTCCATCTCGGTCGAGAATGGTGCTCATATTCTGTATTTCTACAAAACGCAATCGGCCTATTTAGAAAATGTCGTTTCCTTTATCGAAATGGGATTGAACATGGGTCAGCATGTGATTTACATTGACAGCCTGCAGAACTATACTGCACTTCGCGAACTTCTCGAGGCGTCACGACGCGCATCGTTTCTTGAACAAATGACGTACGTCAATAACTTTAAGTTCTATATGATGTATCGTGATTTTCACTTTGAGCGCGTGCTGCAAAATCTAAAAGATGTTGTCGAACCCCATTTGGGTGCGGGCCGTTCTATCCGCCTATGGGGGCATGTGGACTGGCAAGCGCAAGAGGACATTGTCGAGCGTCTGCACACCTACGAGTGCAGTTGCGATATTACGGTGAGCGACCTTGGCTTTCTGACGGTTTGTGCGTATGACAGTGGGACAGTCCCGTCCGCCGTGATGATTGAAATGATGCGCAGTCATCCCTTGTTAATGACGGATGTGGATATGGTTAAATCGAGTTTATATGCGAGTCGAAGAAATTCCATTACGCTCCCGTCACTATCTGTGCAGAGCGAACTCGAAACGGAACGCGACTTGTACAAGGAGAAACTGGATTTTGTCCATGTGATCTCGCATGAGGTGCGCAATCCCTTAACCGTCATTAAAGCGTATGCGTCCCTGCTCAAGGATGCGACGCCAGCGGACTCCGCCCACGTGGACAAGCTATCTTCGATTATTGATTACTGTACTGTCATTGATCACGAGATATCCGATATCATTCGCACGGAACACATGCTGTCGTCGGATGCACTGTGGGCCAAAAAGTTGATTCGGCCGCGCGAACTGATGCAGGAAGTCCTAGAAATTATGGCAGCCAAAGCGCGAACGCAGAATGTCACGCTGGTGAGCGAGATTCACTTGGAAGAGGCGGCTACGATTTGTGCGAATCGCTCTGGATTTAAGCTGATTCTATCGAACCTGTTAAGCAATGCCATCAAGTATAGCTATGAAGGCGGACAAGTTATGATTCGTGCGTATCAAGTGGACCGGTCCCTGACGGTGGAAGTGATTGACGATGGATGTGGTATGAGTGCCGAACAAAAAGGAAGATTGTTTCAAAAATATCAAAAGATGAACGATAAGGCCAGTGGACAAGGTATCGGTCTGTTTATGGTGAAAAAACTGGTCGATGCATTTTCGGGCACCATAGAAGTCGAAAGTGAACTCGAATGCGGTTCCTGTTTTCGCGTCCGGTTCCCGGCTGAGACAGACTGA